A portion of the Lolium rigidum isolate FL_2022 chromosome 1, APGP_CSIRO_Lrig_0.1, whole genome shotgun sequence genome contains these proteins:
- the LOC124665146 gene encoding uncharacterized protein LOC124665146 has protein sequence MTSLHDELEKKLQDPNATPMSLPLEFLKIITCDFSTESELGRGGYGVVYKGVLRSGKIIAVKKLFETLLKHEAFQNEISFLMGIKHQNVVQFVGYCAESKWEAIEQPSGSGRHILAEIQKRLLCFEYVSNKSLDRHIADRSLDLEWNIRYKIIIGICNGLHFLHEKCRIIHLDLKPENILMDSNMKPKIADFGLSRLFGEQQSKVFTDNHVGTRGYMAPEYINQGLITKKADIFSLGVIIIEIVTGHRDYPNFQLDSPESIATSCQHFMEEVLGSWRYKFESTVKYIAMEKLNQQVKECISIALKCVDPVMEKRPTLKNVIQVLNAVYQMEASKDLPSEMQCMDKSQVLDTNASNELILHSITADMSNIKTGDTVGKVKKSQECLLPTPLWTSSTSSQNHQEAAKESSEPQQSSDKTSELIPDSSMILDIHPLELWFFFEKYKIIPCSLDITNNTDEKMAFALKEKSSEETCFLRRWPTFGVVDPRTTYTLVLIMEKHWELPQQRNVDLILHTSTYCESSCDENTCIQHFQNAERLGITVHQVTLKCVCAPPRGVPIFEVSLNKDELICTNASFRFMHGRCSSQIPPSIKIISMADYSTFGRMIESVDANQTEPLIATAVYTGYVYIWNCDTQKYVGSIKIKEAHTAVRSFKFIARKGWLVVGTTDGFIRVYNYKKEMQETTSFKAGDEVQSLAIHPTKAFVLSASTTGIKLWDWDGGWFGWKCMRTFQEHSGSVRAVAFNPQDHNSFASASRDCTIKVWSLDSPKSKYTLYGHSSCVYSLDFFTRDGQQYLITGSGDKTAKVWDMHKKECAGTLPHNSAVIYVLSHPTLPVLVTGTEHGHVHLWNSITFRLKRILAIGSPSRIDGLACFNESGRVVVAHDMALSVIEIQDEEEQGGSSGPRHRLH, from the exons ATGACTAGCTTACATGATGAATTGGAGAAGAAACTGCAAGATCCAAATGCAACACCAATGTCTCTTCCACTAGAATTTTTGAAAATAATCACATGCGATTTTTCCACCGAGTCAGAACTCGGTAGAGGTGGTTATGGAGTGGTCTACAAG GGAGTTCTTCGGAGTGGGAAAATTATTGCTGTCAAGAAGCTGTTCGAAACACTTTTAAAACATGAGGCGTTCCAGAATGAGATCAGTTTTCTTATGGGGATTAAGCACCAGAATGTAGTGCAGTTTGTAGGTTACTGTGCAGAATCAAAATGGGAAGCGATTGAGCAACCAAGTGGGAGTGGGAGACATATTTTGGCTGAAATACAGAAAAGGTTGCTCTGCTTCGAATATGTATCCAACAAAAGCCTCGACAGACATATTGCTG ATAGATCTTTGGACCTTGAGTGGAATATTAGATACAAGATAATCATTGGGATTTGTAACGGTTTGCATTTCCTTCATGAGAAATGTCGTATCATTCATTTAGATCTCAAGCCTGAAAATATATTGATGGACTCTAATATGAAACCTAAAATTGCGGATTTTGGTCTATCACGGCTCTTTGGGGAACAACAATCGAAAGTTTTCACTGATAATCACGTGGGAACACG TGGATATATGGCACCCGAATACATAAACCAAGGCCTAATCACTAAGAAGGCAGACATCTTCAGCCTGGGTGTTATAATTATAGAGATAGTCACAGGTCATAGGGACTACCCAAATTTCCAGCTCGATAGTCCCGAGAGTATTGCTACATCTTGCCAGCATTTCATGGAGGAA GTACTTGGTAGTTGGAGGTATAAATTCGAATCCACAGTGAAGTATATAGCAATGGAAAAACTTAACCAGCAAGTAAAGGAATGTATCAGCATAGCCCTAAAATGTGTGGACCCTGTTATGGAGAAAAGACCTACATTGAAGAATGTAATTCAAGTGCTTAATGCAGTATACCAG ATGGAAGCGAGTAAAGACTTGCCTTCAGAAATGCAGTGCATGGACAAGTCGCAGGTTCTAGACACTAATGCAAGCAACGAACTCATACTGCATAGTATCACTGCAGACATGTCCAACATTAAGACAGGTGATACAGTGGGGAAAGTGAAGAAATCCCAGGAGTGTTTGCTGCCAACGCCGTTGTGGACGTCAAGCACCAGCAGTCAGAATCATCAAGAGGCAGCGAAGGAGTCTAGTGAGCCACAGCAATCAAGTGACAAAACCAGTGAG CTAATCCCGGACTCCAGCATGATTCTTGACATCCACCCGCTTGAGCTctggtttttttttgaaaaatataagATTATCCCATGCTCACTTGACATAACAAACAATACAGATGAAAAAATGGCATTTGCGCTTAAAGAGAAGAGCAGTGAAGAGACGTGCTTCTTAAGGAGATGGCCAACGTTTGGCGTCGTGGACCCGAGGACCACTTACACTCTCGTACTGATAATGGAGAAACACTGGGAGCTACCACAACAAAGAAATGTTGATTTAATCCTGCACACCAGTACATATTGCGAATCTTCTTGCGACGAAAATACGTGCATACAACATTTTCAGAATGCGGAACGGTTGGGGATCACTGTGCATCAGGTGACTCTAAAATGTGTTTGTGCGCCTCCTCGAGGAGTGCCAATATTTGAGGTGAGCTT AAACAAG GATGAGTTGATATGTACTAATGCTTCCTTTCGTTTCATGCATGGACGATGTAGCAGCCAAATCCCACcttcaataaag ATCATATCGATGGCAGATTATTCCACATTTGGACGTATGATCGAGTCCGTGGATGCAAATCAGACTGAGCCATT GATTGCAACAGCTGTTTATACTGGGTATGTTTACATATGGAACTGTGACACGCAG AAATATGTGGGTTCTATTAAAATCAAAGAGGCACATACTGCAGTTCGGTCTTTTAAATTTATTGCACGTAAGGGATGGCTTGTGGTTGGAACTACCGATGGTTTCATCCGTGTGTACAATTATAAAAAGGAAATGCAAGAAACGACGAGTTTCAAAGCGGGCGATGAAGTGCAGTCACTAGCCATTCATCCAACCAAGGCATTTGTGTTGTCAGCATCTACTACTGGAATAAAGCTTTGGGACTGGGACGGGGGATGGTTCGGCTGGAAATGCATGCGAACTTTTCAGGAACACTCAGGCTCTGTCCGTGCAGTTGCATTTAACCCACAGGACCACAACAGTTTTGCTAGTGCATCTCGAGATTGCACAATAAAg GTTTGGAGTCTTGATTCTCCCAAATCCAAGTATACTCTATATGGGCATTCTAGCTGCGTGTATTCCCTGGATTTCTTCACACGTGATGGTCAGCAGTATTTGATTACTGGCTCAGGGGACAAGACTGCCAAG GTATGGGACATGCACAAGAAAGAGTGTGCCGGTACACTACCTCATAACTCTGCAGTTATCTATGTCCTTTCCCATCCCACACTTCCAGTTCTAGTAACAGGTACAGAACATGGTCATGTTCACTTGTGGAACTCCATTACTTTCAG GCTCAAGAGAATACTTGCCATTGGGAGCCCTTCACGGATTGATGGTCTCGCATGTTTCAACGAGTCAGGAAG GGTTGTGGTTGCACATGATATGGCACTATCAGTGATAGAAATTCAGGATGAAGAAGAACAAGGTGGTAGCAGTGGGCCACGACATCGGCTTCATTAA
- the LOC124701912 gene encoding PTI1-like tyrosine-protein kinase 3 yields the protein MRWLESVKTLFADGGCLPRLGRKDPEDLDSYPPEPAEKRRRSRRAAAPAVEDEPLTVEVPAVALKEINELTENFASERLVGEGSYAKVYKVTLRSARLAVVKRLEKPSKHASNDVFLRQLSVASKLRHESFVRLLGYTISGDLRVLVYEFATMGTLHDALHGPRDGAAAREEEDARPVLSWAHRVQIALDSARGLEYLHEKASPRVTHKDVRSTNVLLFDGMRAKIADYNMFSQAADMARLNRSEHTLGSFGYQAPEYAMTGLMTDKSDVYSFGIVLLELLTGRKPLDRTLPQGQRSLVNWASPLLTEDRAQECIDPRLGNRYPPTGALKLGRIAVQCLQYDPTYRPSMGTIARVINYAVVRDQQGVV from the exons ATGAGGTGGTTGGAGAGCGTGAAGACCCTGTTCGCCGACGGCGGCTGCTTGCCTCGGCTCGGGAGGAAGGACCCCGAGGATCTCGACTCCTACCCGCCGGAGCCGGCCG AGAAACGGAGAcggtcgcgccgcgccgccgccccagccGTGGAGGACGAGCCGCTCACCGTGGAGGTGCCGGCGGTGGCGCTCAAGGAGATCAACGAGCTCACGGAGAACTTCGCCAGCGAGCGGCTTGTCGGGGAGGGGTCCTACGCCAAGGTGTACAAGGTCACGCTGCGGAGCGCCAGGCTCGCCGTGGTCAAGCGGCTCGAGAAGCCGTCCAAGCACGCCTCCAACGACGTCTTCCTCAGGCAGCTCTCCGTCGCCTCCAAGCTGCGGCACGAAAGCTTCGTCAGGCTGCTGGGGTACACCATCAGCGGCGACCTCCGCGTGCTCGTCTACGAGTTCGCCACCATGGGCACCCTCCACGACGCCCTCCACG GGCCGAgggacggcgcggcggcgcgggaggaggaggacgcgaggCCGGTGCTGAGCTGGGCGCACAGGGTGCAGATCGCGCTCGACTCGGCGAGGGGGCTGGAGTACCTGCACGAGAAGGCGTCGCCGCGGGTCACGCACAAGGACGTGCGCTCCACCAACGTGCTGCTCTTCGACGGCATGAGGGCCAAGATCGCCGACTACAACATGTTCAGCCAGGCCGCCGACATGGCACGGCTCAACCGCTCCGAGCACACGCTCGGATCCTTCGGCTACCAGGCGCCGGA GTACGCCATGACGGGTCTGATGACCGACAAGAGCGACGTGTACAGCTTCGggatcgttcttctggagctgctGACGGGCAGGAAGCCGTTGGACCGGACGTTGCCGCAGGGGCAGCGAAGCCTGGTCAACTGG GCATCTCCTCTGCTGACTGAAGACAGAGCTCAGGAATGCATCGACCCCAGGCTCGGCAACCGGTATCCTCCTACCGGAGCTCTCAAg CTGGGGAGAATTGCGGTGCAGTGCCTCCAGTATGATCCCACCTACCGGCCGTCCATGGGCACCATCGCCCGCGTCATCAACTACGCCGTCGTGCGGGACCAGCAGGGCGTGGTCTGA